From Moraxella sp. K1664, one genomic window encodes:
- a CDS encoding DDE-type integrase/transposase/recombinase, whose amino-acid sequence MKDIARTDYLRETAQKLTHAKHGEKGNIIAKACDTLQISRPQLYRELEAVGFTTERKTRSDKGKTVVPTEVAEQVGAMVHLATRANGKKTLPISTALEILQADGKAPKVSPATISRIMKQKFCHPSQLATPTAHIQQRSLHPNHVWQIDASVCVIFYLPKGGMQVMDEKKFYKNKPHNLKKIENERVIRYVITDHYSGWVYVEYVAGSESSENLTQVFLNAIQIRGFEEPMHGVPFILYADKGCANTSGLFKNLMERLDITFIAHATGNSRAKGQVENANNIVETQFEGRFKFLNIESIEHLNALAKRWRVDWNEHKKHSRTKRTRNEVWRTIAINQLRKAPPMELCKELVSTVPVERTVRGNLTISHSVKGYGQHDYDLRHIDGIYPKAKVSVVVNPYRTPCVDVIVPTAGGESVTYTVEPMQTDWVGFDVNAPVIGQEMRAMPNSEIDNQRNKVMKAAYGVDTLEKAEQAIAKRAVAYDGKLNIMADIDSHEQKDYMPLGGEKLSTPAIDNTPQTRKLAPLNWVQTAKTIRAEIGDLWTAEHYLALQESFPTGEVPQEVIGEIIKGILEPKVEHHEQQALAG is encoded by the coding sequence ATGAAAGACATTGCACGCACCGACTATTTGCGAGAGACCGCCCAAAAGCTCACTCATGCCAAGCATGGCGAGAAAGGCAACATCATCGCCAAAGCGTGCGACACCTTGCAAATCAGCCGTCCACAGCTTTATCGTGAGCTTGAAGCGGTTGGCTTTACCACCGAGCGAAAAACACGCTCAGACAAAGGCAAAACCGTTGTGCCAACAGAAGTCGCTGAACAAGTAGGGGCAATGGTACACCTTGCCACTCGTGCCAACGGTAAAAAGACCTTGCCAATCAGTACCGCCCTAGAAATTTTACAGGCAGACGGTAAAGCTCCAAAAGTTAGCCCTGCGACCATTAGCCGAATAATGAAGCAAAAATTTTGCCACCCAAGCCAGCTTGCTACGCCAACGGCTCATATTCAGCAACGCAGTTTACACCCCAACCATGTGTGGCAGATTGATGCGTCTGTTTGTGTGATTTTTTACTTGCCCAAAGGCGGTATGCAAGTAATGGACGAGAAAAAGTTTTACAAAAATAAACCGCACAACCTTAAAAAGATTGAGAACGAACGGGTCATTCGTTATGTCATTACCGACCACTACTCGGGCTGGGTGTATGTAGAATATGTGGCGGGGAGCGAAAGCTCGGAGAACTTAACCCAAGTGTTTTTAAATGCCATACAAATTCGTGGCTTTGAAGAGCCAATGCACGGTGTGCCGTTTATTCTTTATGCTGACAAAGGCTGTGCCAACACATCTGGGCTTTTTAAAAACTTGATGGAGCGACTAGACATCACATTCATCGCCCACGCCACAGGTAACAGTCGTGCAAAGGGGCAGGTGGAAAACGCCAACAACATCGTGGAAACACAGTTTGAAGGTCGCTTCAAGTTTTTAAACATTGAAAGCATTGAGCATTTGAATGCGTTGGCAAAACGCTGGCGTGTGGATTGGAATGAACACAAAAAACACTCTCGCACCAAACGCACCCGAAACGAAGTTTGGCGGACGATTGCTATTAACCAACTTAGGAAAGCCCCGCCAATGGAGCTATGCAAAGAGCTTGTCAGTACCGTGCCTGTAGAGCGTACCGTTCGTGGTAATTTGACGATTAGTCATAGTGTCAAAGGTTACGGTCAGCACGATTATGACCTACGCCACATTGACGGCATTTATCCCAAAGCCAAAGTGTCTGTGGTGGTTAATCCTTACCGCACCCCGTGCGTTGATGTGATTGTGCCGACCGCAGGAGGCGAGAGCGTAACTTATACGGTTGAACCAATGCAGACAGACTGGGTAGGCTTTGATGTTAATGCCCCAGTCATCGGACAAGAAATGCGAGCCATGCCAAACAGCGAGATTGACAATCAAAGAAACAAGGTCATGAAAGCCGCCTATGGTGTGGACACACTAGAAAAAGCCGAGCAAGCGATTGCCAAGCGAGCAGTGGCGTATGATGGCAAGCTCAACATCATGGCAGACATCGATAGCCACGAACAAAAAGACTATATGCCGTTGGGCGGTGAGAAACTTAGCACGCCAGCCATTGACAACACACCACAGACTCGCAAACTTGCCCCACTTAACTGGGTGCAAACCGCCAAAACAATCCGAGCTGAGATTGGCGATTTGTGGACAGCGGAGCATTACCTTGCCTTGCAAGAGAGCTTTCCAACTGGCGAAGTACCTCAGGAAGTCATCGGCGAGATTATCAAAGGCATCTTAGAACCAAAGGTAGAACACCATGAGCAACAAGCATTGGCTGGATAA
- a CDS encoding helix-turn-helix domain-containing protein produces the protein MTLKSAEKVLSTLKAMRGHTLTGVSVSELVKQTGETPSQVCRYLATLVSQGFVRQDDNGLYYLSVAFVQIATAHKKEIELAEARIHEIRQLTL, from the coding sequence ATGACCCTAAAATCCGCCGAAAAAGTCCTAAGCACCCTAAAAGCCATGCGTGGGCATACGCTAACAGGCGTGTCAGTTTCTGAGCTTGTCAAACAAACAGGCGAAACACCCTCGCAAGTATGCCGTTATCTTGCCACGTTGGTTAGTCAAGGTTTTGTTCGCCAAGATGACAATGGGCTGTATTATCTATCGGTCGCTTTCGTACAGATTGCCACCGCACACAAAAAAGAAATAGAGCTTGCCGAAGCTCGTATTCACGAAATCCGCCAATTAACCCTTTAA
- a CDS encoding DNA-binding protein: MTKPTQTPKDQAKKRIYEQGLTVKQWAEKHQYPVPEVYKVLNGERKGLYGRAGEIAKALGLNV, translated from the coding sequence ATGACCAAACCAACCCAAACCCCCAAAGACCAAGCCAAAAAACGCATCTATGAGCAAGGTCTGACCGTCAAACAATGGGCTGAAAAACACCAATACCCAGTCCCAGAAGTTTACAAAGTGCTAAATGGCGAACGCAAAGGCTTGTATGGTCGTGCAGGTGAGATTGCCAAAGCACTTGGTTTAAATGTTTAG
- a CDS encoding transcriptional regulator, with amino-acid sequence MDTLREDIAIRLIEERTRLGYSQSDMARLLDISTETLRRYEVGAREAGVEFLAKSAGLGVDVQYILTGVKSANAQMAEKSNQPLVHIASGGSANVINEVSGGVVNIATRNVTQVKAEVKPNEEHISQAQASVLKKLVDDIVKLEQAVKQKPKSHQAVWSALNAHCKVTRYLLIPFGDFEKAEKYLRMWIGRLNSAKKASKTDNSSWRNRKYAYIKINTKDTPEWLDEYMNKHFDTDSLTELDDEQLSKVYSAVASRKKRTKQS; translated from the coding sequence ATGGACACATTGCGTGAAGACATTGCGATACGCTTGATTGAAGAGCGGACTCGTTTGGGGTATAGCCAGTCAGATATGGCAAGGCTTTTGGACATAAGCACTGAGACTCTACGCCGTTATGAAGTGGGGGCAAGAGAGGCAGGCGTGGAATTTTTGGCAAAGTCGGCAGGGCTTGGTGTTGATGTGCAATATATTTTGACTGGGGTCAAATCCGCCAACGCACAAATGGCAGAAAAATCCAATCAGCCCCTTGTCCACATTGCCAGCGGTGGTTCAGCAAATGTCATCAATGAAGTTAGTGGAGGGGTGGTCAATATCGCCACACGCAATGTAACGCAGGTCAAAGCCGAAGTTAAGCCCAATGAGGAGCATATCAGTCAAGCCCAAGCATCTGTTTTGAAAAAACTCGTTGATGACATTGTCAAACTAGAACAAGCCGTCAAGCAAAAACCAAAATCACACCAAGCAGTCTGGTCGGCTTTGAATGCTCATTGCAAGGTAACTCGTTATTTGTTGATTCCATTTGGCGATTTTGAAAAAGCTGAAAAATACCTAAGAATGTGGATTGGTCGGTTAAATTCTGCCAAAAAAGCCAGCAAAACCGACAACAGTTCGTGGCGAAACCGCAAATATGCCTATATCAAAATCAACACCAAAGACACTCCAGAATGGCTTGATGAGTATATGAATAAGCATTTTGATACAGACAGCTTGACCGAACTGGATGATGAGCAATTAAGTAAGGTGTATTCAGCCGTTGCCAGTCGTAAAAAACGCACCAAACAATCTTAG
- a CDS encoding Mor transcription activator family protein has protein sequence MKKQGKSSQQGRALLQDLKTHTEHLLSEVNLSPDQARQVANELMFQISQQWGGQLIYIIKGEKYLADKRDIEIYRAFNGHNHAELAQKYGLSLPYIYRILKRMNELERTQNQFELFDAI, from the coding sequence GTGAAAAAACAAGGCAAAAGCAGTCAGCAAGGCAGGGCGTTGTTGCAAGATTTAAAGACGCATACCGAACACTTGCTAAGTGAAGTTAATCTAAGTCCAGACCAAGCTCGCCAAGTCGCCAATGAGCTGATGTTTCAAATTAGTCAGCAGTGGGGTGGTCAGCTTATCTATATCATCAAGGGCGAAAAGTATCTTGCTGACAAGCGAGATATAGAGATTTATCGTGCATTTAACGGACATAATCATGCCGAACTCGCCCAAAAATACGGCTTATCTCTGCCGTACATTTACCGAATTTTAAAAAGAATGAACGAATTAGAACGCACCCAAAATCAATTTGAGCTATTTGATGCCATATAA
- a CDS encoding glycosyl hydrolase 108 family protein, with protein sequence MSNFKVALKRVLKHEGGYVNDPKDKGGETNYGVTIGTARQFGYTGSMRHIPMSVVEKIYKARFWDALNCDEYATKYGFAFAFQLFDAGVNHGVGNAKRILQRAVGVVDDGVVGKITKQAMNDKAHALTDLFNAERIHFYTKISSFNHFGRGWMRRMSDNLKFVAQDSQPNLTSQADQVTELT encoded by the coding sequence ATGTCAAATTTTAAAGTCGCATTAAAGCGTGTGCTAAAACACGAAGGCGGTTATGTCAATGACCCCAAAGACAAAGGCGGTGAGACCAATTATGGTGTTACGATTGGCACGGCTCGCCAGTTTGGTTATACAGGGTCAATGCGACACATTCCAATGAGCGTGGTAGAAAAAATCTACAAGGCAAGATTTTGGGACGCATTAAACTGTGATGAATATGCCACAAAATATGGTTTTGCTTTTGCATTTCAATTATTTGATGCAGGGGTTAATCATGGTGTAGGTAACGCCAAACGTATACTCCAACGAGCCGTAGGCGTGGTTGATGATGGTGTTGTTGGCAAGATTACCAAGCAAGCGATGAATGATAAAGCTCATGCTCTGACCGACTTATTTAACGCCGAGCGTATTCATTTTTATACCAAAATTTCTAGCTTTAATCATTTTGGACGTGGCTGGATGAGACGAATGAGCGATAACCTTAAATTTGTCGCCCAAGATAGCCAACCCAACCTAACCAGTCAAGCTGACCAAGTTACTGAGCTAACCTAA
- a CDS encoding TraR/DksA C4-type zinc finger protein: protein MTDMIDKANADYERWLNSKIKQAQVPPNDTTLCVDCGNPIGDKRKQAIPHAVRCVGCQWQFERTHDRSGR from the coding sequence ATGACGGACATGATTGATAAAGCCAATGCCGACTACGAACGCTGGCTAAACAGCAAAATCAAACAAGCTCAAGTACCGCCAAATGACACTACCCTTTGCGTGGACTGTGGCAATCCGATTGGCGACAAACGCAAACAAGCCATCCCCCATGCGGTGCGGTGTGTTGGTTGTCAATGGCAGTTTGAACGCACGCACGACAGGAGCGGACGATGA
- a CDS encoding DUF3486 family protein yields the protein MARANAVSKLSPEHKKQLDDRLFSNGFNGYVELETWLRELGYEISKSAIHRYGQKLERKLSAIQASTQASLMIAEAVPDDGDARSQAVLSLVQTEIFNALVALQDLDDDESIDPVKRLSMITKAGKGISEIVKASVLQKQHALDVKEKAEKTAKEVQEIVKTGGLSDETADLIRAKILGIAP from the coding sequence ATGGCTCGTGCCAATGCAGTGAGTAAATTAAGCCCAGAGCATAAAAAACAGCTTGATGACCGTTTGTTTTCAAACGGTTTTAACGGCTATGTGGAGCTTGAAACATGGCTTAGAGAGTTGGGCTATGAAATCAGCAAATCGGCTATCCATAGATATGGGCAAAAGTTGGAGCGTAAATTATCAGCAATCCAAGCCAGCACCCAAGCGTCCTTGATGATTGCCGAAGCCGTGCCTGATGACGGCGATGCACGCTCGCAAGCCGTTTTGTCATTGGTTCAGACAGAGATTTTTAATGCGTTGGTTGCCCTACAAGACTTGGACGATGATGAAAGCATTGACCCTGTCAAGCGTTTGTCAATGATTACCAAAGCAGGGAAAGGCATTAGCGAGATTGTCAAAGCGTCTGTATTACAAAAACAGCACGCCCTAGATGTGAAAGAAAAAGCCGAAAAAACCGCCAAAGAAGTGCAAGAAATTGTGAAAACAGGCGGACTGTCTGACGAAACTGCTGACCTTATCCGTGCCAAAATTCTGGGGATTGCACCATGA